A stretch of Geomonas oryzisoli DNA encodes these proteins:
- a CDS encoding cytochrome c3 family protein produces MKVLSLASTALAALALFCCSPALGASCTTTECHAPLSALKYPHAPVKEGDCSPCHSQKGKEHPVKGAKTFELTAKASALCKDCHDIPGQKKVVHAPVSEGDCASCHNPHGGGNRFLLDVGEDRSKLCFNCHDAAPFKAKFMHGPAAVGACNSCHDPHSSVEKRLMKDKTRNVCLGCHADFAAQLKQATFVHPPVSKDPCTACHDPHGSAVEMFLKVKSPELCVGCHAKVGKQIAQVKVQHKPMQEKGGCSNCHSAHFSKAKKLLSGSEMEVCLSCHVKGKAGNLRDIQAEIKDKKFLHGPLQKGSCSACHDPHGSDNFRLLRGKYPEDLYAPYQDGLYDACLKCHDRNLLRFPETTIYTKFRNGNRNLHIVHVKTRKGRTCRICHEPHAADGEKLINKDGARFGDWKIPINFAVSGTGGSCAPGCHRPFSYDRQNPVKYN; encoded by the coding sequence ATGAAAGTGTTGTCTTTAGCGTCAACTGCGCTGGCCGCCCTCGCGCTTTTCTGCTGCAGCCCGGCCCTCGGTGCGTCCTGTACGACAACGGAATGCCACGCCCCCCTCTCCGCCCTCAAATATCCCCACGCTCCGGTCAAGGAGGGTGATTGTTCCCCCTGTCATAGCCAAAAGGGAAAAGAGCACCCTGTGAAGGGGGCGAAGACGTTCGAGTTGACCGCCAAGGCGTCGGCGCTATGCAAGGACTGTCACGACATACCCGGCCAGAAGAAGGTGGTGCACGCTCCGGTGAGCGAAGGGGATTGCGCCAGCTGTCACAACCCGCATGGCGGCGGCAACCGCTTCCTCCTCGACGTGGGTGAGGACCGCTCCAAGCTTTGCTTCAACTGTCACGACGCCGCGCCCTTCAAGGCCAAATTCATGCACGGGCCGGCCGCGGTCGGCGCCTGCAACTCCTGTCACGATCCTCACAGCTCGGTCGAAAAGCGCCTCATGAAGGACAAGACGCGCAACGTCTGCCTTGGGTGCCACGCCGATTTCGCGGCGCAGCTCAAGCAGGCGACCTTCGTGCATCCTCCCGTCTCCAAGGACCCCTGCACGGCCTGCCATGACCCGCATGGCTCTGCCGTGGAAATGTTTCTCAAGGTCAAGTCGCCGGAGCTCTGCGTAGGGTGCCACGCGAAGGTCGGCAAACAGATCGCCCAGGTGAAGGTGCAGCACAAACCGATGCAGGAGAAGGGGGGGTGCTCGAACTGCCATTCCGCCCATTTCTCCAAGGCGAAGAAGCTTCTCTCCGGCAGCGAGATGGAAGTCTGTCTTTCCTGCCACGTGAAGGGCAAGGCCGGCAACCTGCGCGACATCCAGGCCGAGATCAAGGACAAGAAGTTCCTGCACGGCCCGCTGCAGAAGGGTTCCTGCAGCGCCTGCCACGATCCGCACGGCTCCGACAATTTCCGGCTTTTGCGCGGCAAGTACCCGGAGGACCTGTACGCGCCGTACCAGGACGGCCTCTACGACGCCTGTCTCAAGTGTCACGACAGGAATCTGCTCAGGTTCCCCGAAACGACCATCTACACCAAGTTCAGAAACGGCAACCGCAACCTGCACATCGTGCACGTCAAGACCCGCAAGGGGCGCACCTGTCGCATCTGCCATGAACCGCATGCCGCCGATGGCGAAAAGCTGATCAACAAGGACGGCGCGCGCTTCGGAGACTGGAAGATCCCCATCAACTTCGCCGTCAGCGGGACCGGCGGCAGTTGCGCACCCGGGTGCCACAGACCATTCAGTTACGACCGGCAGAACCCGGTGAAGTACAACTAG